In Actinoplanes derwentensis, the following proteins share a genomic window:
- a CDS encoding TioE family transcriptional regulator: MHRPVDLARAHGLSAQAIRNYERAGVIPPARRTESGYRIYTDDHVSALSAYIGLLPGYGYEAAGTIMRAVLRGDLDAALAAIGAAHVQLQRDRETLARVASAAHALTSRKTDKHLSVGTLAHQLGVTPATLRKWEHAGILAPAREQGARVYSPDDVRDAELAHLLRRGGYRLDHIATVIEQVRAAGGPGPLAASIEQWRERITARGRAMLTGAARLSGHLDRA, translated from the coding sequence GTGCACCGGCCGGTGGATCTGGCGCGGGCGCACGGGCTGTCCGCGCAGGCGATCCGCAACTACGAGCGGGCCGGGGTGATCCCGCCCGCGAGGCGGACCGAGAGCGGCTATCGGATCTACACCGACGACCACGTGAGCGCCTTGTCGGCTTACATCGGACTTCTTCCTGGGTACGGCTACGAAGCCGCCGGAACGATCATGCGAGCCGTGCTCCGCGGCGATCTCGACGCCGCCCTGGCCGCGATCGGCGCCGCCCATGTCCAGCTCCAGCGCGATCGGGAGACCCTGGCCCGGGTGGCATCGGCGGCACACGCCCTCACTTCGCGAAAGACCGACAAACACCTATCTGTCGGTACGCTCGCTCACCAGCTCGGCGTCACCCCCGCCACCCTGCGCAAATGGGAACACGCGGGAATCCTCGCCCCGGCCCGCGAGCAAGGAGCCCGGGTCTACTCCCCCGACGACGTCCGGGACGCCGAACTGGCCCACCTGCTACGGCGCGGCGGTTACCGGCTGGACCACATCGCGACCGTGATCGAGCAGGTCCGCGCGGCCGGCGGCCCCGGGCCCCTGGCCGCGTCGATCGAACAGTGGCGGGAGCGGATCACCGCACGCGGCCGGGCCATGCTCACCGGCGCGGCTCGGCTGTCCGGCCACCTGGACCGGGCCTAG
- a CDS encoding DUF6194 family protein, giving the protein MAFDTELSALISERLPHLLALGEPYHGEPAFARLRNRILETLAGHGFRSIVIESDRAAALAVDDYVQGRRDDLDLSTGISHDWGSRPPTRELIDWLRVHNADRSDAERITFHGFDAPTEIQAAPSPVRYLRELAGYLGVAVVLDDDEDRWTAPEIMYDATRSPGRSPEALALRGLAEDLQTRLYADAPHLIQQSSAPAWYRAQVLATTAIGLLSYHAAMADPGTQSERVGRLLSTRDAIMARNLLDIRTHERDRGPTMVFAHNAHLQRPSSSWETHWEGVDMAAEWSGAGSIVSALLGERYVFIAGSLGASGLAGLDEPEPGTYENRLGPSTGVFPPPPADGLHDRETEVLGHFPLTGSLAGTSDAILHIGHRPGAADAARIAGMPGVTETWIATGSDMPSYTWEDRFFFAGADRMRPFATIVLHDVPDFDERSQLSGPGRYRVNVEVGRAQFKTLFGYGPEEFATHQEKIDFAVVDTLMPHPAYAVQGWASVVCPGPSTAAELDRLLEHARVRSLARQR; this is encoded by the coding sequence ATGGCTTTCGACACCGAGCTGTCCGCACTGATCTCCGAGCGCCTTCCACACCTGCTCGCGCTGGGCGAGCCCTACCACGGCGAACCGGCGTTCGCCCGGCTCCGCAACCGGATCCTGGAGACCCTCGCCGGGCACGGTTTCCGCTCGATCGTCATCGAGTCGGACCGGGCCGCCGCACTCGCCGTCGACGACTACGTGCAGGGCCGCCGCGACGATCTCGACCTGTCCACCGGCATCAGCCACGACTGGGGTTCCCGGCCGCCGACTCGCGAGCTGATCGACTGGCTGCGGGTTCACAACGCGGACCGGTCGGACGCCGAGCGGATCACCTTCCACGGGTTCGACGCCCCCACCGAGATCCAGGCGGCTCCCAGTCCGGTTCGCTACCTGCGGGAACTCGCCGGCTACCTGGGCGTCGCCGTGGTCCTCGACGACGACGAGGATCGCTGGACCGCACCGGAGATCATGTACGACGCGACGCGCTCTCCCGGCCGGTCACCCGAGGCTCTCGCGCTGCGCGGTCTGGCCGAGGACCTTCAGACCCGGTTGTACGCCGACGCACCGCACCTGATCCAGCAGTCCTCCGCGCCGGCCTGGTACCGGGCCCAGGTGCTCGCCACGACGGCGATCGGCCTGCTCAGCTACCACGCGGCGATGGCTGACCCGGGTACCCAGTCGGAACGGGTCGGACGCCTGCTCAGCACCCGGGACGCGATCATGGCCCGGAACCTGCTCGACATCCGCACCCACGAGCGCGACCGCGGCCCGACCATGGTCTTCGCGCACAACGCCCACCTCCAGCGGCCGTCCAGCAGTTGGGAGACCCACTGGGAGGGTGTGGACATGGCCGCCGAATGGTCCGGCGCCGGTTCGATCGTGTCCGCGCTGCTCGGCGAGCGGTACGTGTTCATCGCCGGAAGTCTGGGCGCCAGCGGCCTCGCCGGTCTGGACGAGCCGGAACCCGGCACGTACGAGAATCGGCTCGGCCCTTCGACCGGCGTCTTCCCGCCCCCGCCCGCCGACGGTCTGCACGACCGGGAGACCGAAGTGCTCGGGCACTTCCCGCTGACCGGAAGCCTGGCCGGCACGTCCGACGCGATCCTGCACATCGGGCACCGGCCGGGCGCCGCCGACGCGGCCCGGATCGCCGGGATGCCCGGAGTGACCGAGACCTGGATCGCCACCGGGTCCGACATGCCGTCCTACACGTGGGAGGACCGGTTCTTCTTCGCCGGTGCGGACCGGATGCGGCCGTTCGCCACCATCGTCCTGCACGACGTGCCCGATTTCGACGAGCGCTCGCAGTTGTCCGGGCCGGGGCGTTACCGGGTCAACGTCGAGGTCGGAAGAGCGCAGTTCAAAACCCTTTTCGGGTACGGGCCGGAAGAGTTCGCCACCCACCAGGAGAAGATCGACTTCGCGGTGGTGGACACACTCATGCCACATCCGGCCTACGCGGTCCAGGGCTGGGCCAGCGTGGTCTGTCCCGGGCCGTCCACCGCGGCTGAGCTGGACCGCCTGCTGGAGCACGCACGGGTCCGGTCACTCGCCCGCCAGCGCTGA